The Candidatus Cloacimonadota bacterium genomic sequence CGGTAATAGTCTTACTAATGATTTTAAATCATCCGCGCCCTTGGCTTGATTCCATTTTGTGAAGAAGTCTTTATTTTGAATCAGTTGAGCTACAGCCATCAAAGCTTTCAAGTGATGTTCTCGCATATCTAATGTTCCGATTAAAAGAAAAACAGCTCTTACGGGTTTATTATTTTTTTCCCACCGGATACCTTGTTGAAGTC encodes the following:
- a CDS encoding PTS sugar transporter subunit IIA gives rise to the protein LQQGIRWEKNNKPVRAVFLLIGTLDMREHHLKALMAVAQLIQNKDFFTKWNQAKGADDLKSLVRLLPRSRSGKSNQ